In Aliiglaciecola sp. LCG003, a genomic segment contains:
- a CDS encoding heparan-alpha-glucosaminide N-acetyltransferase produces the protein MSKLPSQRVYTVDFMRFVAILLMVIFHFIYDLKFFGYVSWDTPDGEGWRQFRQVILTLFFLCVGFSLAVVHGSGFKAKHFVQRLTWLILAAIAVTISSLIMAADNWIFFGVLHFIAVASVLTAIFASLPNVALVLGLIVIAIYNLGWVSSFFPFHPIAHMLSSYTNDYVGLFPWTGVVLIGVWLAYQAWFTRDMAKHIGNRPLISFASRHSLIIYLVHQPILFAIFGAVGILS, from the coding sequence ATGAGTAAACTTCCTAGTCAGCGGGTTTATACCGTCGATTTTATGCGTTTTGTTGCCATTCTATTGATGGTGATATTTCATTTTATTTACGATCTTAAATTCTTTGGCTATGTAAGCTGGGATACGCCAGACGGTGAGGGCTGGAGACAATTTCGTCAGGTAATACTGACGTTGTTCTTTTTATGTGTCGGTTTTTCTTTAGCGGTGGTGCATGGTTCAGGATTCAAAGCAAAGCATTTTGTACAGCGCTTAACCTGGCTAATCTTGGCAGCGATAGCGGTTACTATTTCTTCCTTAATTATGGCCGCGGATAATTGGATTTTCTTTGGAGTGCTGCATTTCATTGCAGTGGCCAGTGTTTTAACCGCCATCTTTGCAAGTTTACCTAATGTGGCCTTAGTCCTGGGCCTAATAGTTATTGCTATCTACAACTTAGGATGGGTCAGTAGCTTCTTTCCTTTTCATCCAATAGCCCATATGCTGTCAAGCTATACTAATGATTATGTGGGACTTTTCCCTTGGACAGGGGTAGTGTTAATTGGAGTTTGGCTGGCTTATCAAGCTTGGTTTACACGAGATATGGCTAAACATATTGGTAATCGCCCACTCATATCCTTCGCCAGTCGTCATAGTTTAATCATCTATCTTGTCCATCAACCCATACTGTTTGCCATATTCGGAGCCGTTGGCATCTTGAGTTAA